From the Cupriavidus necator N-1 genome, one window contains:
- a CDS encoding Zn-ribbon domain-containing OB-fold protein, with protein sequence MPQQEAAVGPDKAYAEQLAAGQFRIQHCQDCKRHVFFPRNICPHCGGDTLAWVAPKGSGTVYSTSVIRRKPEAGGDYNVVLVDLDEGVRMMSRVEGIAPASVRIGMRVQARVAQGKEGEAALVVFDPVEG encoded by the coding sequence ATGCCCCAACAAGAAGCGGCGGTGGGTCCGGACAAGGCTTATGCGGAGCAGCTCGCCGCTGGCCAGTTCCGCATCCAGCATTGCCAGGACTGCAAGCGCCACGTGTTTTTCCCGCGCAATATCTGCCCGCACTGCGGCGGCGACACGCTCGCCTGGGTCGCGCCCAAGGGTAGCGGCACGGTCTATTCCACCAGCGTGATCCGCCGCAAGCCGGAAGCCGGCGGCGACTACAACGTGGTGCTGGTCGATCTGGATGAGGGCGTGCGCATGATGAGCCGCGTGGAAGGCATCGCGCCCGCCAGCGTGCGCATCGGCATGCGCGTGCAGGCGCGCGTGGCGCAGGGCAAGGAAGGCGAGGCCGCTCTCGTCGTGTTCGATCCGGTGGAGGGCTGA